The nucleotide sequence CGACGACATCGACCAGCTCGTCCAGGACGCCGTGGCGGCCGGCGGCGAGGTGCTCACCGGCGGCCACAAGATCGAGGGCGACGGCTACTTCTACGCGCCGACCGCGATCAAGGTGGAGAAGGGCAACCCGATCCTCCAGCAGGAGATCTTCGGCCCGGTGGCCCCGATCGTGACCTTCGCCTCCGAGGAGGAGGCCATCGAGATGGCCAACGACACCGAGTACGGCCTCGCCTCCTACGTGTTCACGAAGGATCAGGCCCGGATGTACCGCGTGGCCGAGAGCATCGAGTTCGGCCTCATGGGCTACAACGTGGGCATCATCTCCAACCCGGCCGCGCCGTTCGGCGGCGTGAAGCAGTCGGGCCTGGGCCGTGAGGGCGGCGCCGAGGGCATCGAGGAGTACACCTCGGTGCAGTACATCGGCATCGCCGACCCGTGGGCGGCCGCGAAGGCCTGACCCTCGCGCCGAGCCGTGCCCTCCGGGGGCGGTATCGGGTGGTATCCGACGTGGATACCACCCGATACCGCCCCCGAGGCGTGTCGGGGGCCCCGGGCTCGTCTCCCTAGAGTGGGGTGCATGGCCCACGCATCCGAGACCCCGCTCGCCTACCGCGCCCCCGCCCCGCAGCCGGACGACGACGGCGGCCCGCGCCGGGACGCCCACGAGGAGAAGTCGGGCCGCAAGCGTCGTCTCGAGTACCCGCCCGCACCCGAGCCGCTGCCGGTGCCCGTCGTGGACAACCACACGCACCTCGACTTCCGCGACGGCCTGGTCCGCGTGGACGTCCACCAGGCGATGGACGCGGCGGAGGCCGTGGGCGTGACCGGCGCGGTCCAGGTGGGCTGCGACGTCGCCTCGGCCCGGTTCACGATCGCGGCGATCGAGGCCGAGCCCCGCCTGCTCGGCGCCGTGGCGCTGCACCCCAACGACGCGGCCCGCCTGGCCGAGCGCGGCGAGTTCGAGGACGCGTTCGCGGAGATCGCCGAGTTCGCCCGTCACCCTCGCGTGCGCGCGGTGGGTGAGACGGGCCTCGACTACTTCCGGACGCAGGACGAGGCCGGCCACGCGGCGCAGCAGGAGTCCTTCCGCCGGCACATCCGACTCGCCCGCGAACTCGGCACGGCTCTGCAGATCCACGACCGGGACGCGCACGACGACGTCGTCCGGATCCTGCTCGAGGAGGCGTCCGACGGCGGGCTGCCCCCGCACGTGGTGTTCCACTGCTTCTCCGGCGGCCCCGATCTGGCCCGCACGTGCACCGAGCACGGCTGGCACATGTCCTTCGCCGGTCCCGTCACCTTCAAGGCCAACGACGAGCTGCGCGAGGCGCTGCGGATCGCCCCGGCCGAGCTGCTGCTCGTGGAGACGGACGCGCCCTTCCTCACGCCGCATCCGCACCGGGGCCGCCCCAACGCGCCCTACCTGGTCCCGGTGACCCTGCGGGGCATGGCGGAGACGCGCGGAGACGACGTGGCGGCCCTCGCCCGCGCGGTGAGTGAGAACACCGCCCGGGTGTACGGCTCGTTCTAAGTCGATCCAGACCCGGTGTCTGGGGTGGACGGCCTGCTGACCCGACTCCTCAAAACCCGGCCTCCCGTGTGGGCCAGTTCCGGATGGACCTGGTCATCGGCCCGGGCACGTTCGCCGGGCTGCAGGGGACGAGTCCCGAGTTCCGCGGGCTCGTCCGGCTCGGTGACCTCTCCACCTGAGCGGAGCCCGCGCCGCTGCGCCCCGGTTACCCCGTCCGGTACCCCGATAGACTCGCGGGCATGGTCCAGCCCTCCCCGCACCCCGTTCCCGCCCCGCTGCTGAGCGCCGCGGACGTGCGGCGCATCGCCGCCGAGCTGGACCTGCGTCCCACCAAGCAGTGGGGCCAGAACTTCGTGATCGACCCGAACACGATCCGGCGCATCGTGCAGGCCGCGGACGTGAGCGCGGACGAGCACGTGCTGGAGATCGGCCCCGGGCTGGGCTCGCTCACCCTCGGCCTGCTGGACGCGGCCGCCGCCGTCACCGCCGTCGAGATCGACCCGGTCACCGCCGCCCGCCTGCCGCGCACCGCCGCCGAGTTCCGCCCCGGGGCCGAGGACGCCCTCGCCGTGCTGCACGCGGACGCCATGACGCTGAGCGAGCAGGCCCTGGCCGAGGTCCGGCCCGCTGCCGCTGCCGGCAGCCCCACCGCGCTCGTGGCGAACCTGCCCTACAACGTGGCCGTGCCCGTGCTGCTGCACGCGCTCGCGGTCCTGCCGGGGCTGCGGCACGGCCTGGTGATGGTGCAGGAGGAGGTCGCGGACCGTCTCGCGGCCGGGCCCGGATCCAAGGTCTACGGCGTCCCGTCCGCCAAGGCGGCGTGGTACGCGGACGTGCGCAAGGCGGGCACCATCGGCACCCAGGTGTTCTGGCCGGCTCCGCGCATCCACTCCGGGCTGGTCGCCTTCACCCGGCGCGAGCCGCCGGCGGGCAGCGCGTCCCGCCGGGAGGTCTTCGCCGTGGTGGACGCCGCCTTCGCCCAGCGCCGCAAGACCCTGCGCGCCGCGCTCGCCTCCTGGGCGGGATCGCCGCCGGCGGCGGAGGACGCCCTGGTGGCCGCCGGCGTGGACCCGCGGGCCCGCGGCGAGGCCCTGGACATCGCGGCCTTCGCGCGGATCGCCGAGCACGGCCCGCGGCGTGCGGCGGAGGAGGTGAGCGCATGACGACGGAGGACCTCGGCCTCGACCCCACGGCCCGGCACGTCACGGTCAGCGCCCCCGGCAAGGTGAACCTGTCCCTGCGGGTGGGGCCGCCCGGCGCGGACGGCTACCACCCCGTGGCCACCGTGTACCTGGCCGTCAGCCTGCGGGAGACCGTCACGGCGATCGCGCGCACGGACGGGAGGATCACCGTCGGCCCGTTGGGCCGCCACATCAGTCTGGTGGACACCGAGGACGTGCCCTGGGACGAGCGCAACCTCGCGCACCGCGCCGCCGCGCACCTGCGGCGCACCCTCGGGCTCGATCCTGACACCCACGGCGTCCACCTCGAGGTCGCCAAGCAGGTCCCGGTCGCGGGTGGCATGGGCGGCGGCTCCGCCGACGCGGCCGCCGCGCTGCTCGCGTGCAGCGTCCTGTGGGAGACCGGGCACACCCGCGCCGAACTCGCCGAGCTGGCCGCCCCGCTGGGCGCGGACGTGCCCTTCAGCGTGCTGGGCGGCGCCGCCGTCGGGCTCGGGACCGGGGCCGAGCTGACCCCCGTCGCGGCCCGCACCCCGCTGCACCTCGTCCTCGTCCCGGCGGACGCCGGGCTGTCCACCCCCGCGGTGTTCCAGACCCTGGACGAGCTGCGCCGGGAGGGCCACCTGCCCGACGGGCCGGCGCGCCCCGAGGTGAACGAGGCCGTCCTGCGGGCCCTCACCGCGGCCGACCCGCTCGCACTCGCCACCGCCATGGACAACGACCTGCAGACCCCGGCCGTCGTCCTGTTCCCCGAGCTCTCGGACGTCCTCGACCTCGGTCTGGACGAGGGCGCGCTGCGCGGCATGGTCTCCGGCTCCGGCCCCACCCTGCTCTTCGTGGTGCAGGACGAGGCCTCCGCGCTGCGGCTGGCCTCGGCCATCGAGGAGCGCACGGGCGTGCGCGCCCTCCCCGTCCACGGCCCCGTGCCCGGCGCCCACGTGCTGTGACACCCGGCGGCGCACCCCGCCGCACCCGACCACCCCTCCTCCGTCCGGAAAGGACCACTCCCTCCATGGCCCACCTGCTCGGCGCCGAGAACATCGGCATCGCCTTCGGCACCCGCACCGTCCTCGAGGGCCTCTCCCTCGGCGTGGATGAGGGGGACCGGATCGGACTCGTGGGCCGCAACGGCGACGGCAAGTCCACCCTCATGCGCATCCTCGCCGGCCTCCAGGAACCCGACACGGGCCGCGTCACCCGTCGCGGCGGCGTCCGCGTGGGCGTGCTGGACCAGCAGGACCGGCTCGACCCGGAGCACACCGTGCGTCAGGCCGTGGTCGGGGACGTGGACGACCACGTGTGGGCCTCGGACCCCAAGGCCCGGGACGTCCTGGGCGGTCTCCTCGACGGCTTCGACCTCGAGCAGTCCGTGCGGGGCCTCTCCGGCGGCCAGCGCCGTCGCGTGGCCCTGGCCCGTCTGCTCGCCGGGGACGACGACGTCCTCTTCCTCGACGAGCCCACCAACCACCTGGACGTGGAGGGCGTCGCGTGGCTCGCCCGCCACCTGACGCAGCGCTGGCGCCCCACCGACGGCGGCCTCGTGGTGGTCACCCATGACCGGTGGTTCCTCGACGAGGTCTGCACGCGCACGTGGGAGGTGCACGACGCCACGGTGGACCCGTTCGACGGCGGCTACGCGGCGTGGGTGCTCGCGCGCGCGGAGCGCTCCCGGCAGGCGGCGGTGACGGAGCAGAAGCGTCAGCAGCTGGTGAAGAAGGAGCTCGCCTGGCTGCGCCGTGGCGCCCCGGCGCGCACGTCCAAGCCCAAGTTCCGCATCGAGGCGGCCAGCGCCATCATCGAGGACGTCCCCGCCCCGCGCGACTCGGTGTCCCTGGCGAAGATGGCCACGGCCCGGCTGGGCAAGGACGTCCTCGACCTCGAGCACGTGAGCCTGGCGCTGGGGGAGAAGCCGATCCTCGACGACGTCACGCTGCGCCTGGCACCCGGCGAGCGGCTCGGCGTGGTCGGCGTCAACGGTGCCGGCAAGTCGACCCTGCTGCGCCTGCTCGACGGCCGCATCGCCCCGGGCTCGGGGCGGGTGAAGCGCGGCAAGACGGTGGTCTCGGCCACCCTCACCCAGGACGTGAAGGAGCTCGACGACGTCGCCCACCTGCGCGTCGCCGAAGTCATGGCCCGCGAGGGCTCGTCCTTCCAGGTCGGTGACCGCGAGATGTCCTCCGGCCAGCTGCTCGAGATGCTCGGCTTCGGCACCTCCCGGCAGTGGACGCAGGTCTCCGAGCTCTCGGGCGGCGAGCGCCGGCGCCTGCAGCTGCTGCGCCTGCTCGTGGGCGAGCCCAACGTCCTCCTGCTCGACGAGCCGACCAACGACCTGGACACGGACACCCTGGCCGCCGTCGAGGACGTGCTGGACGGGTGGCCGGGGACCCTGGTGGTGGTCTCCCATGACCGTTACCTGCTCGAGCGCGTCACCGACCACCAGGTCGCCCTGCTCGGGGACGGCAAGGTCCGCGGCCTGCCGGGCGGGGTGGACCAGTACCTCGAGCTGCGCGCCGCGATGGACGGCGCCGGCGGCCCGGCCCGGGGAGCCGGCGCGGCGCGAGGCCGCAACGACGTCGTCGGGACGTGCGCCGGCATGGGCGGGCCGGAGGAGGACACCGGACCCACCGAGGCGGAGCGTCGGCGGGCCCGCAAGGAGACGGCTCGGCTTGAGAAGCAGATGACCCGGCTGCGGGACCGCAGGTCCGGCCTCGAAACGCGGATGGCCGAGCTGGGGCAGGCGCAGGACTTCGACGCCCTCACCGCGGCCTCCGCCGACCTGAAGGACCTCGACGCGCAGCTGGACGCCCTGGAGGAGGAGTGGCTGCAGGCCGCTGAACTCGCCGACAGGGACTGACCGGCGGGCTCGCACAGCAGAGTGTGGCAGGTGGCCCAGCCGACAGTTGTTTCCGCCCTATAATCGGGGTCGGGGCACAGCATCATGCCCGACCCCATGTGACGTGGACCATCCCCCGCGTCAGGACGGAGGAGCAGAGCGTGATCGCGAGTCCCGGTGATCAACTGACCATGCCCCGGAGGGGATCGACCGTCCGCGGTCGTGTCCTGGGTCGGCCCTGGGAGCGCGGCCTCCCGCTGCTCGTCCTCATCGTGGACCTCGTCGCGGTGCTGCTGGCCACCTTCGTCTCGGCCCAGCTCCGGTTCGGCGCCTCGCGAAGCATCACCCTCCCCGGCGCCGAACTCATCGACTACGGCACCATCAGCCTCACGCTGAGCGCGGCGTGGGTGCTCGCGCTGGGCATCCAGGGGTCGGTCAAGTCCCGAGTAGTGGTGTAACGCTCTGATCCTCCATTGGTGCTGTTAGGCGCTGAGTTCGAGGGTGGTTTCCGGTTCGGCGTTCACCTCGTTCCCGGTGTCGTCCACGGTGGTGAGGCGGCAGCGGGCCAACACCTCGAGGCCGAGGTAGCGGCGGCCCTCGGCCCACTCATCGGTCTGCTCAGCCAGCACCGCCCCGACCAGGCGCACGATCGCTGCCCGGTTCGGGAAGATGCCCACGGCGTCGGTGCGACGCCGGATCTCGCGGTTGAGCCGTTCGGCCGGGTTGTTCGACCAGATCTGGGTCCACACGTCCTTGGGGAACGTGGTGAACGCCAGGATGTCCGCCCGGGCACCATCGAGGTGTTCGGCCACCGCGGGCAGCTTTT is from Micrococcus luteus NCTC 2665 and encodes:
- a CDS encoding TatD family hydrolase, with the protein product MAHASETPLAYRAPAPQPDDDGGPRRDAHEEKSGRKRRLEYPPAPEPLPVPVVDNHTHLDFRDGLVRVDVHQAMDAAEAVGVTGAVQVGCDVASARFTIAAIEAEPRLLGAVALHPNDAARLAERGEFEDAFAEIAEFARHPRVRAVGETGLDYFRTQDEAGHAAQQESFRRHIRLARELGTALQIHDRDAHDDVVRILLEEASDGGLPPHVVFHCFSGGPDLARTCTEHGWHMSFAGPVTFKANDELREALRIAPAELLLVETDAPFLTPHPHRGRPNAPYLVPVTLRGMAETRGDDVAALARAVSENTARVYGSF
- a CDS encoding ABC-F family ATP-binding cassette domain-containing protein, whose protein sequence is MAHLLGAENIGIAFGTRTVLEGLSLGVDEGDRIGLVGRNGDGKSTLMRILAGLQEPDTGRVTRRGGVRVGVLDQQDRLDPEHTVRQAVVGDVDDHVWASDPKARDVLGGLLDGFDLEQSVRGLSGGQRRRVALARLLAGDDDVLFLDEPTNHLDVEGVAWLARHLTQRWRPTDGGLVVVTHDRWFLDEVCTRTWEVHDATVDPFDGGYAAWVLARAERSRQAAVTEQKRQQLVKKELAWLRRGAPARTSKPKFRIEAASAIIEDVPAPRDSVSLAKMATARLGKDVLDLEHVSLALGEKPILDDVTLRLAPGERLGVVGVNGAGKSTLLRLLDGRIAPGSGRVKRGKTVVSATLTQDVKELDDVAHLRVAEVMAREGSSFQVGDREMSSGQLLEMLGFGTSRQWTQVSELSGGERRRLQLLRLLVGEPNVLLLDEPTNDLDTDTLAAVEDVLDGWPGTLVVVSHDRYLLERVTDHQVALLGDGKVRGLPGGVDQYLELRAAMDGAGGPARGAGAARGRNDVVGTCAGMGGPEEDTGPTEAERRRARKETARLEKQMTRLRDRRSGLETRMAELGQAQDFDALTAASADLKDLDAQLDALEEEWLQAAELADRD
- the rsmA gene encoding 16S rRNA (adenine(1518)-N(6)/adenine(1519)-N(6))-dimethyltransferase RsmA → MVQPSPHPVPAPLLSAADVRRIAAELDLRPTKQWGQNFVIDPNTIRRIVQAADVSADEHVLEIGPGLGSLTLGLLDAAAAVTAVEIDPVTAARLPRTAAEFRPGAEDALAVLHADAMTLSEQALAEVRPAAAAGSPTALVANLPYNVAVPVLLHALAVLPGLRHGLVMVQEEVADRLAAGPGSKVYGVPSAKAAWYADVRKAGTIGTQVFWPAPRIHSGLVAFTRREPPAGSASRREVFAVVDAAFAQRRKTLRAALASWAGSPPAAEDALVAAGVDPRARGEALDIAAFARIAEHGPRRAAEEVSA
- a CDS encoding 4-(cytidine 5'-diphospho)-2-C-methyl-D-erythritol kinase, with translation MTTEDLGLDPTARHVTVSAPGKVNLSLRVGPPGADGYHPVATVYLAVSLRETVTAIARTDGRITVGPLGRHISLVDTEDVPWDERNLAHRAAAHLRRTLGLDPDTHGVHLEVAKQVPVAGGMGGGSADAAAALLACSVLWETGHTRAELAELAAPLGADVPFSVLGGAAVGLGTGAELTPVAARTPLHLVLVPADAGLSTPAVFQTLDELRREGHLPDGPARPEVNEAVLRALTAADPLALATAMDNDLQTPAVVLFPELSDVLDLGLDEGALRGMVSGSGPTLLFVVQDEASALRLASAIEERTGVRALPVHGPVPGAHVL